One Pyrofollis japonicus DNA window includes the following coding sequences:
- the hisS gene encoding histidine--tRNA ligase has translation MKIPVEPLRGFRDILPPVSTELRTLMNIFVETASKHGYLEVIPPTLERFELFALKSGEEIKRSMFVFKDKAGREVALRPEATASIARIYLKHLRAKPKPLRLFYIVNCFRYEEPQKARYREFWQAGIELLGAEGLSADIETIDVLLDYYQRLGMIDSIILKLGNIALYRKAFNKYGVPEEEQDHILHLMDKKLYNEAAEYLAEKGYEELSQKLKNIWNNKDNLEKVLHIVEQDGQELVNEIKYLVRIADILRNTYPNLNIDIDIAFARGLAYYTGMIFEVKVPGFPVSIAGGGRYDNLIEIYGDEHVPGVGFAIGLDRTLIAMKEIGKTVPIKASDTASILIIGEELLGYAISVKKILIEKGIVTTISIAQKLSKMLSKLSESGVRYAIIIGKKERDENKVTIKDLSTREQVTVSLNELETADGISAIFKK, from the coding sequence ATGAAGATACCAGTAGAGCCTCTCAGAGGGTTTAGGGACATATTACCGCCGGTTTCAACAGAGCTTCGGACTCTCATGAACATATTTGTCGAAACAGCTAGCAAGCACGGCTATTTAGAGGTAATTCCTCCGACACTGGAACGTTTTGAACTATTTGCACTAAAATCAGGCGAGGAAATAAAACGATCAATGTTCGTCTTCAAGGATAAAGCAGGTAGAGAGGTCGCACTAAGACCCGAGGCAACAGCCAGTATTGCAAGGATATACCTAAAACATTTACGAGCTAAGCCAAAGCCGCTTAGACTCTTCTATATTGTTAATTGCTTCAGATACGAGGAGCCCCAAAAAGCAAGATACCGAGAGTTTTGGCAAGCAGGGATAGAACTGTTAGGGGCGGAAGGACTCAGTGCCGACATAGAGACAATTGATGTGCTTTTAGATTATTATCAAAGACTTGGCATGATCGATTCAATTATCTTAAAGCTAGGCAATATAGCATTATATCGTAAAGCGTTTAATAAGTATGGTGTGCCGGAGGAGGAACAAGATCACATTCTGCATCTTATGGACAAGAAGCTGTACAACGAGGCTGCTGAATATCTGGCTGAAAAAGGATACGAAGAACTCTCCCAAAAACTAAAGAACATTTGGAACAACAAGGATAATTTAGAAAAGGTTCTACATATAGTCGAACAAGATGGCCAAGAACTAGTGAACGAGATTAAATACTTAGTTAGAATAGCCGACATATTACGCAATACATATCCCAATCTGAATATAGATATTGACATAGCTTTTGCAAGAGGATTAGCATACTATACAGGGATGATTTTCGAAGTCAAGGTACCAGGCTTTCCAGTGAGTATAGCTGGAGGAGGACGCTATGACAATCTTATAGAAATATATGGCGATGAACATGTTCCAGGGGTTGGATTTGCTATAGGATTGGATCGCACACTTATAGCCATGAAGGAAATAGGAAAAACTGTTCCAATAAAGGCTAGCGATACTGCATCGATACTAATAATCGGCGAAGAGTTGCTCGGGTACGCTATTAGCGTGAAAAAGATCTTAATAGAGAAGGGAATCGTTACAACGATATCCATCGCACAAAAGCTTTCAAAAATGCTTTCAAAGCTTTCCGAGAGCGGCGTGAGATACGCGATTATCATAGGCAAAAAGGAACGAGACGAGAATAAAGTAACCATAAAGGATCTCAGTACGAGAGAGCAGGTTACAGTGAGTCTCAACGAGCTAGAAACTGCTGATGGGATTTCGGCTATCTTCAAAAAGTGA
- a CDS encoding tRNA(Met) cytidine acetyltransferase TmcA encodes MVLDIKNIDLEEVSKKDIEDIAKKIAEELKEYVPSSFNKLLRKLSKGIERAIVSRHRRLLVISGANPFKTGILAARALLFYERVYKRVKGKEEIPMLYVFHDEFKDARIRKEVVKRAVKANATLLTTTIARYEESERYLGTTFKALVMDLTNDLKPNDVGRLVGIVEGGGLIIFLVPPWAKWDKWLTIFKQNLIVPGFKEPRHIFITWFKRKLLEHKGIYIYDADEDETIKADDYPIVKTKERRIEIPEETLFPKELYELALTQDQVNVIKLLERIIEKPKKKRLAIVITSDRGRGKSCALGIASIGIGLKLRKGHRTRIIVTAPSLLNVQSFFMLAQKAADKLGLETRIVRRGDNILEIHGPRFSIEYWEPIHVPRLKADVVIVDEAAGIHVPLLHKIWRSHRKLVFATTIHGYEGAGRGFSVRFLSALRDDPNTELIITEMHEPIRYAEDDPIERWLFDALLLDAEPAELSKEDIEAIERGELVYVKYDPEYLFSREGESELRQLFGIYVLAHYRNEPDDLAILADAPHHLIRAIKLPSGKIVCALQIAQEGGLSDDLIEELLRGGKTPGNIIPDRALKHIRIREFGKARGWRIVRIATHPEVQGKGIGSFALKEASNEAREQGLDWIGSGFGVNEQLLRFWTKNGFLPIHMSPDRNPVSGEYTILVIKPLKEEFNQIVDVANREFKRKLLECLHDPYRDLETEVAIQILKTGNPVLENHYPVLTPIQLDRLWIYAYGPMTYEAAADIIYEVVKAYWIMYPKTKGLSFTKREEHVSVAKVLQAKPWDEVASELKIRPYTVMVTLKDIARKVLKHYYGRDSDSPVGISAGELIAKGGLYFVPPIQFRSRGESTQPRTDSSEKDSD; translated from the coding sequence ATGGTTCTTGATATTAAGAATATAGATTTAGAAGAAGTTTCAAAGAAGGATATAGAAGATATTGCTAAGAAAATAGCGGAGGAATTAAAAGAATATGTTCCCTCTAGTTTTAACAAGCTACTAAGAAAGCTAAGCAAAGGAATAGAGAGAGCAATTGTATCACGACATAGAAGGCTCTTAGTTATCAGCGGAGCCAATCCATTCAAAACCGGAATTCTTGCAGCAAGGGCCTTATTATTCTACGAGAGAGTATACAAGAGGGTCAAAGGCAAAGAAGAGATACCAATGCTTTACGTTTTCCATGACGAGTTCAAAGATGCCCGCATAAGAAAGGAGGTTGTCAAACGAGCCGTTAAAGCAAATGCAACACTGCTCACAACCACAATTGCCCGCTATGAGGAAAGCGAGAGATACCTAGGTACAACATTTAAGGCACTAGTCATGGATTTAACAAACGATTTGAAACCAAATGATGTGGGAAGGCTTGTCGGAATAGTCGAAGGCGGAGGCCTCATAATCTTTCTAGTTCCACCATGGGCGAAGTGGGACAAATGGCTCACAATATTTAAACAGAACCTTATAGTACCGGGGTTTAAAGAGCCCCGCCACATCTTCATAACATGGTTTAAGAGAAAGCTCCTTGAACACAAAGGTATATACATCTATGACGCAGACGAAGATGAGACAATAAAAGCAGACGACTATCCAATTGTCAAAACTAAGGAAAGACGTATAGAGATACCAGAAGAAACTCTTTTCCCCAAGGAACTCTATGAGCTAGCACTTACACAAGACCAAGTCAACGTAATAAAACTTCTAGAAAGAATAATAGAGAAGCCGAAGAAAAAGCGATTAGCAATAGTCATTACCTCTGACCGTGGACGCGGTAAGTCATGCGCCCTAGGCATAGCATCCATAGGCATAGGGCTCAAGCTCAGAAAGGGGCATCGCACAAGGATAATCGTGACAGCACCCAGCTTATTGAACGTCCAATCATTCTTCATGCTAGCGCAGAAGGCTGCAGATAAACTCGGCCTAGAGACCCGTATAGTGAGGAGAGGAGACAACATTCTTGAGATTCATGGACCGCGTTTTAGCATCGAATATTGGGAGCCAATACATGTTCCGAGACTTAAAGCAGACGTAGTAATAGTTGACGAGGCTGCAGGCATCCATGTCCCATTGTTACACAAAATATGGAGAAGCCACAGAAAGCTTGTATTCGCAACGACGATTCACGGCTATGAAGGAGCCGGCAGAGGCTTCTCCGTACGATTCCTTTCAGCCTTACGAGACGATCCCAACACTGAACTCATAATAACAGAAATGCACGAACCAATCCGCTACGCAGAAGACGACCCAATAGAAAGATGGCTATTCGACGCCCTACTGCTTGACGCTGAACCAGCCGAACTCTCGAAAGAGGACATTGAAGCTATTGAACGAGGTGAACTAGTTTATGTTAAATATGATCCCGAGTACCTCTTTAGCCGTGAAGGCGAAAGCGAACTAAGACAATTATTCGGCATATACGTTCTTGCACACTATCGCAACGAACCTGATGATCTAGCCATACTTGCAGACGCACCTCATCACTTAATAAGAGCCATTAAACTCCCTTCAGGTAAAATCGTGTGCGCCCTACAAATAGCTCAGGAAGGCGGACTAAGCGACGACCTCATAGAGGAGCTTCTTAGAGGAGGCAAAACTCCTGGAAACATTATTCCAGATCGCGCTCTTAAGCATATAAGGATAAGAGAGTTCGGAAAGGCAAGAGGCTGGAGAATCGTAAGAATTGCAACACATCCAGAGGTACAAGGGAAAGGCATTGGCTCCTTTGCGTTGAAGGAGGCTTCCAACGAGGCAAGAGAACAAGGTCTTGACTGGATTGGGAGCGGATTTGGAGTAAACGAGCAACTCCTGAGATTCTGGACAAAGAACGGATTCCTGCCCATACATATGTCTCCAGACCGTAACCCTGTGAGCGGTGAATACACCATACTTGTTATAAAGCCACTTAAGGAGGAGTTTAACCAGATCGTGGATGTAGCTAATAGAGAATTTAAGAGGAAGCTCCTAGAATGTCTGCACGACCCTTACAGAGACCTTGAGACAGAAGTTGCAATACAAATACTTAAAACGGGTAACCCTGTGCTAGAAAACCACTATCCAGTACTGACACCCATACAGCTTGATAGATTGTGGATCTACGCCTATGGACCAATGACATATGAAGCCGCAGCGGATATTATATATGAGGTCGTAAAAGCTTATTGGATAATGTATCCTAAAACAAAAGGACTATCGTTCACAAAGAGAGAAGAACATGTCTCGGTAGCCAAGGTTCTTCAAGCAAAACCTTGGGACGAAGTTGCGTCTGAACTAAAGATACGGCCTTACACAGTTATGGTGACCCTCAAAGATATTGCAAGAAAGGTTTTGAAACACTACTATGGGCGCGACTCGGACTCGCCAGTGGGCATTAGCGCAGGAGAATTAATAGCGAAGGGAGGACTATACTTTGTCCCACCAATACAGTTTAGATCAAGAGGGGAATCGACTCAGCCGAGAACCGATTCATCAGAGAAGGATTCAGACTAA
- a CDS encoding 6-hydroxymethylpterin diphosphokinase MptE-like protein codes for MRPLSSLSDTTTSLNRLELITISALSPLYWSEVYEAIRAIMHYNRAMDCEASRVANRLAYDAMLQGRFIAIQDICSLLKGKSVCIAGGSESLIRQLGALNECERIIAADGASMFLLENSIDPDIVVSDLDGPWAYLLKASQHGAYMVVHVHGDNIPAVKHLAPMFKKIALTTQCPTDYSYFSLLPGFTDGERAIGLALICGAASIVLAGMRTWERVGYWSKPWLSSSVKPWTEKKRKLSIAEFFIQLFSLYAKENGVKWQRL; via the coding sequence ATGAGGCCGTTGTCTAGTCTTAGCGATACAACCACTTCACTAAATCGCTTAGAATTAATCACCATATCTGCATTATCCCCGCTCTATTGGTCAGAGGTCTACGAAGCTATAAGGGCGATAATGCACTACAATAGAGCAATGGATTGCGAAGCTAGTCGTGTAGCGAATAGGCTCGCCTATGATGCGATGCTGCAAGGACGGTTTATCGCTATACAGGATATATGTAGCTTGCTTAAAGGCAAGAGCGTCTGCATTGCTGGGGGCTCAGAGAGCTTAATAAGACAGCTTGGTGCTCTCAATGAGTGTGAAAGAATTATTGCAGCTGATGGCGCCTCTATGTTTCTCCTAGAAAATAGTATAGATCCCGATATTGTTGTTAGTGATTTAGATGGTCCATGGGCATATTTGCTAAAGGCTAGCCAGCACGGAGCATATATGGTTGTACATGTGCATGGCGATAATATTCCTGCAGTAAAGCATCTTGCTCCAATGTTTAAAAAAATAGCTTTGACGACTCAGTGTCCAACAGATTACTCATACTTTTCCTTATTACCAGGCTTTACTGATGGTGAACGCGCCATAGGTTTAGCTCTTATCTGTGGTGCAGCAAGTATAGTCTTGGCTGGTATGCGTACTTGGGAAAGAGTTGGGTATTGGTCAAAGCCTTGGCTATCTAGTAGTGTTAAGCCGTGGACGGAGAAAAAGCGTAAGCTCTCGATAGCTGAGTTTTTTATACAGCTTTTCAGCCTCTATGCTAAGGAAAATGGTGTTAAATGGCAGAGACTGTGA
- a CDS encoding DUF447 domain-containing protein yields the protein MVVSLRLDNGLIRITPLGIYKQGDTIIARIFPGTRLYNDALKAYEACLVAPSTPILFYDAVLNKEVKLMRPRSISTPCPHSEGLIIEAVVEGREKQRDDKYVIRFMPVYIYSTSIATKLYSRDYGCSIELLIAFTRIKFWSTKLRPTNCIEISRNLRKACTAFECILHATWDEELHRRAFEVLRLSYAYASMSGCPEPMCENHKLH from the coding sequence GTGGTTGTATCGCTAAGACTAGACAACGGCCTCATAAGAATAACACCACTAGGCATATACAAGCAAGGCGACACAATAATCGCGAGGATATTCCCGGGAACACGTCTCTATAACGATGCTTTAAAGGCTTATGAGGCTTGTCTTGTTGCCCCATCCACGCCGATACTTTTCTACGATGCTGTACTGAATAAAGAAGTCAAGCTAATGAGACCAAGGTCTATCTCAACGCCATGCCCTCATTCAGAGGGGCTGATTATAGAGGCTGTGGTAGAGGGAAGGGAAAAACAAAGAGATGACAAGTACGTGATTAGGTTCATGCCTGTATATATATACTCTACTTCAATTGCCACTAAGCTTTATAGCAGAGATTATGGCTGCAGTATTGAGCTACTTATCGCATTTACTCGTATTAAGTTTTGGTCAACAAAGCTCAGGCCAACAAACTGCATAGAAATAAGCAGAAATCTCAGAAAAGCATGCACCGCCTTTGAATGCATACTGCATGCAACATGGGACGAAGAGTTGCATAGAAGAGCCTTCGAGGTACTAAGACTTAGCTATGCATATGCATCTATGAGTGGGTGCCCAGAACCCATGTGCGAAAACCATAAGCTACATTAG
- a CDS encoding DNA double-strand break repair nuclease NurA has translation MSSHIDIIDVDDLDKAITRIARKLQAEVRSIGEKIRSRLPVRRICGGFQPKTVHAVDSAFPSQPLQLVGLSLSIVAATLLRIDGQGVSHILRRRIITSYFSELEQDYVTMLARTEERKLILSLEALGDIVLIDGEIIPYRAPSNEWNSVLNLSRELLNRSMSERAPVVGVIKRSYSNELGQSLGISMNDKALATIILRRGEYVVLEPRFKLLKEYGCKLVFYKPSRGLNEAVKIELCGVQDDDEICKIIGFLSVNAGHTGLPWQIDMVDSLSKSAINIIDAIRNRLIAKLAVVDAAALSVGYPTNPQERRIKEGA, from the coding sequence ATGTCGTCACATATAGATATAATTGATGTTGATGACCTAGATAAGGCTATAACTCGGATTGCTAGAAAGCTTCAAGCCGAAGTAAGGAGCATAGGCGAAAAAATACGCTCCAGGCTTCCCGTGCGCCGTATTTGTGGCGGGTTTCAACCCAAGACCGTACATGCAGTTGACTCAGCTTTTCCTTCTCAGCCGTTGCAGCTCGTAGGGCTTTCTTTGAGCATTGTTGCAGCTACCCTGCTACGTATAGATGGGCAAGGTGTGTCTCATATATTAAGGCGGAGAATTATTACGAGCTATTTTTCCGAACTAGAGCAAGACTATGTAACCATGTTAGCGCGTACTGAGGAAAGAAAACTCATACTGAGCCTTGAGGCACTCGGCGACATAGTACTCATAGACGGCGAAATAATCCCTTACCGTGCGCCAAGTAATGAATGGAACAGCGTGCTAAATCTTAGCAGAGAGTTGCTTAACAGAAGTATGTCTGAAAGAGCACCGGTAGTAGGTGTAATTAAGCGCAGCTATTCAAACGAGCTTGGCCAAAGCCTCGGCATTTCCATGAATGATAAAGCCCTTGCAACAATAATACTGCGCAGAGGGGAATACGTAGTTCTTGAACCCAGATTTAAACTGCTCAAGGAATATGGATGCAAGCTTGTATTCTATAAGCCATCCCGAGGACTTAATGAAGCAGTTAAGATCGAGCTATGCGGTGTGCAAGACGATGATGAGATTTGTAAGATAATTGGTTTTCTTTCTGTGAATGCGGGCCACACTGGGTTACCTTGGCAAATCGATATGGTAGACTCGTTATCTAAATCAGCTATAAACATTATTGACGCCATTAGGAATAGACTTATAGCAAAGTTAGCCGTGGTGGATGCTGCGGCATTATCTGTAGGTTATCCAACAAATCCGCAAGAACGGAGAATCAAGGAGGGCGCATAG
- a CDS encoding PHP domain-containing protein, which yields MTKIRADLHMHSTFSDGRESPKEIIIKAVEKGLSAISITDHDTFQGAIVARNIVSEGSYDIVVLLGAEIRANEGDILIYCLEEPLEKIPRNALELLDTAHENNCLAVPAHPFDIRRKGIGELVYEGKWDAIEVFNSMSDPISNQKAMEAARILNLPGLANSDAHVAEAIGSAYNIITVDDLSEAAIMEAIKSGRVTPVPGRPGFGAIASTLMWSIERRLKRRKKGPSRLDYVDRVEDEYFYGRT from the coding sequence TTGACGAAAATTAGGGCAGACCTCCACATGCATAGCACCTTTAGCGATGGCAGAGAAAGCCCTAAAGAGATAATCATCAAGGCTGTTGAAAAAGGTCTTTCAGCGATATCGATAACTGATCACGATACTTTCCAAGGCGCCATTGTTGCTCGAAACATAGTCTCTGAAGGGAGTTATGATATAGTTGTCCTACTTGGAGCAGAAATACGAGCAAATGAGGGCGATATCCTCATATATTGCTTAGAAGAGCCTTTGGAAAAAATTCCACGTAATGCACTAGAATTACTTGACACTGCCCACGAGAATAACTGCTTAGCTGTACCTGCACATCCTTTCGATATACGCAGAAAGGGCATTGGAGAACTAGTCTACGAGGGTAAATGGGATGCAATCGAGGTCTTCAACTCTATGAGCGACCCGATCAGCAACCAGAAAGCTATGGAAGCAGCTCGTATACTTAACTTGCCTGGTCTGGCGAACAGTGATGCGCATGTTGCTGAAGCGATAGGATCAGCCTACAATATAATAACCGTCGATGACCTCTCCGAGGCGGCAATTATGGAGGCTATAAAGAGTGGCAGAGTTACTCCAGTTCCTGGCAGGCCCGGCTTCGGTGCAATAGCCTCAACTTTGATGTGGAGTATTGAGCGCAGGCTTAAGCGCAGAAAGAAGGGGCCAAGCCGCTTAGACTACGTAGACAGGGTTGAAGATGAGTACTTTTATGGGAGGACATAA
- the cas4 gene encoding CRISPR-associated protein Cas4 gives MSILSEIYRIKQKEFTERLKEMIDPKIVYVTDLTGCSMKRIMRMHYPLLSFRFEPSVILGDLVHTGLEKILEEHGWASEYQVEKSIKVNGETYTLKGRVDLVKITDNGVEEVVEIKTGRDLPHNEPHDHHILQLKIYMYLLNAKKGHLLYITPERIVEFDVEYEPIDLESLVRETILNERAPRYEWECKYCPYRKLCPYARTYGKH, from the coding sequence TTGAGCATACTCAGCGAGATATATAGAATAAAACAGAAAGAGTTTACTGAAAGATTGAAAGAAATGATCGATCCTAAAATAGTCTATGTAACCGATCTAACCGGGTGCAGTATGAAAAGGATAATGCGCATGCACTATCCTCTTCTGAGTTTTCGTTTCGAGCCGTCAGTAATCCTTGGAGATCTCGTACACACGGGCTTGGAAAAGATTCTTGAAGAACATGGCTGGGCATCCGAATACCAGGTTGAAAAAAGCATTAAGGTTAATGGCGAGACCTACACGCTTAAGGGACGAGTTGATTTAGTCAAGATAACAGATAATGGTGTTGAAGAGGTCGTAGAGATAAAAACAGGGCGCGACTTACCACACAACGAGCCACACGATCACCACATCTTACAGTTAAAAATATACATGTACTTACTTAATGCCAAAAAAGGCCACTTACTGTATATAACGCCAGAACGCATAGTTGAATTCGATGTTGAGTATGAACCCATAGACTTGGAAAGCTTAGTGAGGGAAACGATACTAAATGAACGCGCGCCGCGCTATGAATGGGAGTGTAAATACTGCCCCTATAGGAAGCTGTGTCCATATGCCCGTACTTATGGTAAGCACTAA
- a CDS encoding PolB1-binding protein PBP2 family protein translates to MLLKKPKLDKEDMAVLYKLRDIMLSLDSDELKAFAYVWDNISVGEIVFERDLFRIHGVRKPILVARQLREKGLIERGEGCYNLARWLRQLRKKITSFNDLRQLIDKLP, encoded by the coding sequence TTGTTACTGAAGAAGCCGAAGCTAGACAAAGAAGATATGGCAGTACTATACAAGCTTAGAGACATAATGCTAAGCCTCGACAGTGACGAGCTCAAAGCTTTTGCATATGTCTGGGACAATATTTCTGTAGGAGAAATAGTATTTGAGCGCGATCTTTTCCGAATACACGGTGTTCGAAAGCCAATACTCGTTGCTCGCCAGCTAAGGGAAAAGGGACTAATAGAGAGAGGCGAAGGCTGTTATAATCTGGCACGGTGGCTTCGCCAGCTTAGAAAGAAAATTACCAGTTTCAATGATCTAAGGCAATTAATAGATAAGCTCCCATAG
- a CDS encoding ribbon-helix-helix domain-containing protein: MPKTVIITFKAPAELVERLDELVYAGVFRNRSEALRHALVMLINKYGVSSLVTEEAEARQRRYGSTIQA; encoded by the coding sequence GTGCCAAAAACGGTAATTATAACATTTAAGGCGCCAGCGGAACTCGTTGAGCGACTAGACGAACTCGTTTATGCGGGAGTATTTCGGAATCGGAGTGAGGCTCTGCGCCATGCACTCGTAATGCTTATTAATAAATACGGGGTCTCGAGCCTTGTTACTGAAGAAGCCGAAGCTAGACAAAGAAGATATGGCAGTACTATACAAGCTTAG